One Caldilineales bacterium genomic region harbors:
- a CDS encoding phage major capsid protein yields the protein MTTNITEMRAKRANLWEQAKALHDAAQARALTAEEQPQWDGLMAEIDSLKLQIDREERLLALGADLNASTGTRVANRPVADGQVDLAAYRAAFWSWLRHGAADMEPEQRQLLRNRAVAIPNEARALGVASGAAGGYAVANEDMAALVDAMKFFGGMRQARSTIITTDTGADLPIPTTDDTGNTGAIVAENTQLAEQDVTFAQKVLHSYLYTSKIVRVSYQLLQDSSFPLETWLMKKLGERIGRATNAHFTTGTGSGQPEGVVTGATTAGTTAAAGAVTYAELLTLFHSVDVAYRNAAQWMMNDSTVKLLKALEDTEGHLIWSPGLATREPDTIMGKTYIVNNDVAAVAANAKAVLFGDFANYYIRDTRDVTILRLTERYADYLQVGFIAFSRHDGALIDAGQHPVKFLTQHA from the coding sequence ATGACAACCAACATCACTGAAATGCGCGCCAAGCGCGCGAACCTCTGGGAACAGGCCAAGGCGCTGCATGACGCGGCGCAGGCCCGCGCCCTGACCGCCGAAGAGCAGCCGCAATGGGACGGGCTCATGGCCGAGATCGACAGCCTCAAACTCCAGATCGACCGTGAGGAACGCCTGCTCGCCCTCGGCGCCGATCTCAACGCCTCCACCGGAACCCGCGTCGCCAACCGCCCCGTCGCTGACGGCCAGGTCGACCTCGCCGCCTACCGCGCCGCCTTCTGGTCCTGGCTCCGCCACGGCGCCGCCGACATGGAACCCGAACAGCGCCAGCTCCTGCGCAACCGCGCCGTCGCCATCCCCAACGAAGCCCGCGCCCTCGGCGTCGCCTCTGGCGCTGCCGGCGGCTACGCCGTCGCCAACGAAGACATGGCCGCCCTCGTCGACGCCATGAAATTCTTTGGCGGCATGCGCCAGGCCCGCTCCACCATCATCACCACCGACACCGGCGCCGACCTCCCCATCCCCACCACCGACGACACCGGCAACACCGGCGCCATCGTCGCCGAAAACACCCAACTGGCCGAGCAGGACGTCACCTTCGCCCAGAAGGTTCTCCACTCCTACCTCTACACCTCCAAGATCGTCCGCGTCTCCTACCAGCTTCTGCAAGACAGCTCCTTCCCCCTCGAAACCTGGCTCATGAAGAAACTCGGCGAGCGCATCGGACGCGCCACCAACGCCCACTTCACCACCGGCACCGGCTCCGGCCAGCCCGAAGGCGTCGTCACCGGCGCCACCACCGCCGGCACCACCGCTGCCGCCGGCGCCGTCACCTACGCCGAACTCCTCACCCTCTTCCACTCCGTCGACGTCGCCTACCGCAACGCCGCCCAGTGGATGATGAACGACAGCACCGTCAAACTCCTGAAGGCCCTGGAAGACACCGAAGGCCACCTCATCTGGTCCCCCGGACTCGCCACCCGCGAACCCGACACCATCATGGGCAAAACCTACATCGTCAACAACGACGTCGCCGCCGTCGCCGCCAACGCCAAAGCCGTCCTCTTCGGCGACTTTGCCAACTACTACATCCGCGACACCCGCGACGTCACCATCCTCCGCCTCACCGAGCGATACGCCGACTACCTCCAGGTTGGCTTCATCGCCTTCAGCCGCCATGACGGCGCCCTCATCGACGCCGGCCAGCACCCCGTCAAATTCCTCACCCAACACGCCTGA